CCTAACCCTGGTTGTCCCGCACCTCATATTGTCGAGGATGACGGGCAGAAGGTTTGTTCTGGGTGTGGTACGGTCATCAGCGAGGCAAATATTGTCTCCGAAGTGACTTTCGGTGAGACATCGTCTGGTGCTGCAATTGTTCAAGGTACATTTGTCGGAGAAGATCAGACTCATGTCCGCAGTTATGGACCCGGCTTTCAGCGTGGAGGTGGTGCGGAAAGCCGAGAGATTACTGAGCAAAATGGTAATCGATATATCAATCAGCTAGCCCGTGCTCTGAACATCCCGGAGAGTGCTTCGAAGGCTGCTGGTCAGGTTTTCAAGCTCGCAGTTGGTTTGAACTTCATTCAAGGTCGTCGAACAAAAACAGTGGCCGCGGTCTGTCTCTACATCGCCTGTCGCCGGCAAGACGGCAACACCGTAATGCTCATTGATTTTGCGGATGTTCTCATGATCAATGTGTTCAAGCTAGGCCGAACGTATAAAGCTTTGCTGGAAGAGCTACGTCTAGGTGGTAATGTATTTCTGATGAATCCGATCGACCCGGAGAGTTTGATTTATAGGTTCGCCAAACAGCTGGAATTTGGAGCTGCCACAATGCAGGTAGCCAGCGAAGCTGTGCGTATCGTGCAACGAATGAATCGCGACTGGATGACCACCGGTCGACGTCCTGCCGGTATTTGTGGTGCTGCCTTAATTCTTGCGGCACGAATGAACAACTTCCGGCGCACGGTCCGTGAGGTTGTATACGTCGTCAAAGTAACTGAAATCACCATCAGCCAACGTCTCAATGAATTTGGTGCAACGGAAAGTGGAGAATTGACAGTCGATCAATTCCGCTCGGTGCAGCTGGAGAATGCCCATGATCCGCCCTCTTTCACTAGggcaagagaaggaaggaaaccGTCGCGGAGTTTCAAACGAAGACCTACGGAAACCGCAGCGGATATTGAGGGAGATCTTACTGATGCCGCTACAACGCCCTCGAACATCGCtccccagcagcagaagcgCGTTGATGCGGATGGCTTTGCTATTCCTAGCCTTCCTATCGATCCGGCCTTGATAGCAGCAGATGGCGAGAGACGAATGTCAACAACGTCCGTCGAGAGCGAAATTGCACCAGAAGTTGGCGAAAACCCGGGCAAACCGGCTAGGGGCCGCCCTAAAGGCTCCAAGGCACGACCTCTGCCAACTCCGACCCCCGATCAGATCGCCTCAGAGGAAGCCCTTGAAAATGAGATGACCGCCTATCTGACAAAGGGCTCCAATATGATCGAGAGCACCACGGTGCCAAGGAAAGCTGTGTCCGAGAGCGCTGAAATCGATGAGGCGGAGTTTGAATCAGACCCTGAGGTCTCTAACTGTTTACTGTCCCCAGCCGAGGTCGAGATCAAGGAGCGGATTTGGGTGCACGAAAACAAAGACTATCTGCGGACACAGCAGGCCAAGGCTTTGAAACGGGCGTTGGAAGAGGCTGACTCACAGCCCGGAATGCATAAACCACGCAAGCGTCGTCGCGGTAGGTTAGGTGATGTCACGTACCTGCAGGGCGACGGCGAAGACGGTGATGGAAGAAGCACACGGGCTTCTACTCCAGCAGAAGCAACCCGTCGAATGCTGGAACGAAGGGGATTCAGTAAGAAGATTAACTATCGTTTGTTGGAGTCACTGTTCGGCGAAGAGGGGGCAGATGAGGCCGCCAAGgcagaaggagagagaatgAGCCGCAGTCAGAGTGTGGCATCGCGGCGTAGCGTCAGTGTTGAACCAGAGGGCATCTCGAGACGTGCTAGACTAGCGACCCCATCAACTCGCGCTAACGCCCCTGGCTCCCCGGCCCCAACGTCTGTTCCCGCGCGTAGTGTCACTGAACATACTCAGCAAACCGGTGTCACAACGGATAAAGCTGGTCAGGCGGACGCTAAGGAAAATGCCGCAGAGCCGGCCACCGATGACAAGAACGGCTATTCGGATGAGGAACCAGATGATGAGtacgacgatgatgaagacccCGATGGTGTGGAGGCTGCTTTTGCTGGACAGTACGATTACTATGACGAAGGAAGCGACT
The sequence above is a segment of the Aspergillus flavus chromosome 4, complete sequence genome. Coding sequences within it:
- a CDS encoding sugar and other transporter-domain-containing protein, whose product is MSSSRPGMRPPFPSKAGPRAPPMGRLASLKSPNPAAIRRPQPIGRPQPAKPTTHPKTSTCPNPGCPAPHIVEDDGQKVCSGCGTVISEANIVSEVTFGETSSGAAIVQGTFVGEDQTHVRSYGPGFQRGGGAESREITEQNGNRYINQLARALNIPESASKAAGQVFKLAVGLNFIQGRRTKTVAAVCLYIACRRQDGNTVMLIDFADVLMINVFKLGRTYKALLEELRLGGNVFLMNPIDPESLIYRFAKQLEFGAATMQVASEAVRIVQRMNRDWMTTGRRPAGICGAALILAARMNNFRRTVREVVYVVKVTEITISQRLNEFGATESGELTVDQFRSVQLENAHDPPSFTRAREGRKPSRSFKRRPTETAADIEGDLTDAATTPSNIAPQQQKRVDADGFAIPSLPIDPALIAADGERRMSTTSVESEIAPEVGENPGKPARGRPKGSKARPLPTPTPDQIASEEALENEMTAYLTKGSNMIESTTVPRKAVSESAEIDEAEFESDPEVSNCLLSPAEVEIKERIWVHENKDYLRTQQAKALKRALEEADSQPGMHKPRKRRRGRSTRASTPAEATRRMLERRGFSKKINYRLLESLFGEEGADEAAKAEGERMSRSQSYNQGVFSGIVGNEDFLSVVHHPGSATIGIIVGIYNLGCFLGTGVCFMIGDRLGFRRTMWFSMTWIVAGAIAQTCAFSTAQLLASRFFTGIGTGIFTSIVPVYQSELCDARKRGMYVCSQPLAVGVGIVVAYWFDYGMSYVEGPVNWRLPIACQIIFALIVTVMVLGLPESPRWLYRRGRGGEGLQVLCDFHDRTANDPKIIEESQGITKAIQLDNLRGEYRWSQIFKKDELHTGRRVLLAYGLQFMNQMGGVNIIVVSCETYVTTVLETNVGLDKELSLLLGGVIQVMFVIGSFYPTFYSDRLGRKKPMMWGSFGLFLCMMMISILLSFKGTSLEKAAATASVPFFFLFMLIFGASINCIPWVYGPEILPLHVRAKGQALGVSANWLWNFFVAMIGPTLINDLAWKGYLIFMCFNLVFVPLLYFFYPETANLNLEEIDSLFMRKSPQSLDSSEEWKEPIVVTTSVETLKE